One region of Zootoca vivipara chromosome 7, rZooViv1.1, whole genome shotgun sequence genomic DNA includes:
- the CRIP1 gene encoding cysteine-rich protein 1, protein MPKCPKCQKEVYFAEKVTSLGKDWHRPCLKCEKCSKTLTAGGHAEHDGKPYCNHPCYAALFGPKGFGRGGAESHTFK, encoded by the exons atgcCCAAGTGCCCCAagtgccagaaggaggtgtacttCG CTGAGAAAGTCACCTCCCTGGGGAAAGACTGGCATCGGCCGTGCTTGAAGTGCGAGAAATGCAGCAAGACCCTGACGGCAGGTGGCCATGCAGAG CATGATGGGAAGCCTTATTGCAACCACCCTTGCTATGCTGCCTTGTTTGGACCAAAAG GGTTTGGCCGTGGAGGGGCTGAAAGCCACACCTTCAAATGA